The proteins below are encoded in one region of Helicoverpa armigera isolate CAAS_96S chromosome 11, ASM3070526v1, whole genome shotgun sequence:
- the LOC135117508 gene encoding LOW QUALITY PROTEIN: DNA-directed RNA polymerase III subunit RPC7-like (The sequence of the model RefSeq protein was modified relative to this genomic sequence to represent the inferred CDS: inserted 3 bases in 3 codons), giving the protein MAGRGRGRXGSGLSLTHDQLQALGIARGDNTPQTLAPPPLFPKLEAKPLPLACDAATDYMLIVKDQFIEYLHDSPAYVKXKTQTDGIERYSDKYKMLALDAKKXKVLDCVWANMPVELRPQATRVRVAGRKRKLDDPEAIAKRLQTLEKKEIQEGDETVETNENEDPVKPQEVNDDEEIEDEHEEEFEIDDGTDYANNYFDNGEDYDEEDDNLDDGPVY; this is encoded by the exons ATGGCGGGAAGAGGAAGAGGCC GGGGCAGTGGTCTATCACTAACCCATGACCAACTGCAGGCTCTTGGCATAGCAAGGGGAGACAATACGCCACAAACTTTAGCACCACCGCCGCTATTTCCGAAACTAGAAGCGAAGCCACTTCCACTAGCATGCGACGCAGCTACTGATTACATGCTTATTGTTAAGGATCAGTTCATTGAGTATCTACACGATTCACCGGCGTATGTCA CAAAAACACAAACAGATGGCATAGAGCGATATTCGGACAAGTATAAGATGCTTGCTCTCGATGCGAAAA GCAAAGTATTGGATTGCGTATGGGCGAACATGCCGGTAGAATTGAGGCCACAAGCAACAAGAGTACGAGTTGCAGGACGTAAACGGAAGCTTGACGACCCAGAAGCCATAGCTAAAAGATTGCAGACATTAGAGAAAAAAGAAATTCAAGAAGGCGACGAAACCGtggaaacaaatgaaaatgagGATCCTGTGAAACCACAAGAAGTAAATGATGATGAGGAGATTGAAGATGAACATGAAGAAGAATTTGAGATAGATGACGGCACAGATTATGCAAACAACTACTTTGACAATGGTGAAGATTATGATGAAGAAGATGACAATCTTGATGATGGACCTGTATACTGA